From one Ignavibacteria bacterium genomic stretch:
- a CDS encoding helix-turn-helix transcriptional regulator — protein sequence MATIKKTKSFGEHLRHLREEAGLTLKFVSEQISIDTSLLAKIERNERQPTKQIIKQVADFFKVDEKELQNDFLSDQIAYKILDEEADLSILKVAEEKVKYLKTVHNGK from the coding sequence ATGGCGACAATTAAGAAGACAAAATCATTTGGAGAACATCTTAGACATTTAAGAGAGGAAGCAGGTTTGACTTTAAAATTTGTTTCAGAACAAATTAGCATTGACACTTCACTTCTTGCTAAGATTGAACGCAACGAAAGACAGCCGACAAAGCAAATTATTAAGCAAGTTGCCGACTTCTTTAAAGTTGACGAAAAAGAATTGCAGAATGACTTTTTAAGTGATCAAATCGCTTACAAAATTCTTGACGAGGAAGCTGATTTAAGTATCTTAAAAGTTGCTGAGGAAAAAGTGAAATATCTAAAAACTGTTCACAATGGAAAATGA
- a CDS encoding RHS repeat-associated core domain-containing protein produces the protein MSKIRWQIPPDGAMVYRKRDGVEGGLAFQRIEEYAWNAFNLLEQFTVRTDAVAEGGGPGCEPDATTMPADVWRYRFNPMQEREQKRQEITSGNVVRDGLAWTYSLLGADTKQLATYNGIEGAFCGQPSVWMWPVEYNSYGPANTRVILRPNGTKEYVIADHLGSPRITVNDQGAILQHTTYAPFGSVLTTTGTGQRTSYIGREADNETGLGNYGVRLYEPEYGRFMSVDVLWGEYEGWQAYQYALNAPLSFRDEGGKWVQAMNEAARDAIRNSVPAEFRSAIQFSASGVVLKEPLLAAARGQDVNSNVAILSRLAENEQTVQVTVTDEFQWKDVETGEVQTRKFSENSSFYGGDVAEYGMTLFPEKDRQAANVPAETWFSTTGKTLIVLNPEPQEHLRTPGMVVAHELYGHFRMLLLAKQGKAIGAGHFDRNWEPVKQVDDACAKAELGVNP, from the coding sequence GTGTCCAAAATTCGTTGGCAGATTCCGCCCGACGGCGCCATGGTCTATCGCAAGCGCGATGGGGTGGAAGGGGGCTTGGCATTCCAGCGAATCGAAGAGTATGCGTGGAATGCATTCAACCTTCTTGAACAGTTTACTGTGCGTACCGATGCTGTTGCCGAAGGCGGCGGACCAGGCTGCGAGCCGGATGCTACAACCATGCCTGCTGATGTGTGGCGTTACAGGTTTAACCCGATGCAGGAGAGAGAGCAGAAGCGGCAAGAGATTACCTCGGGTAATGTAGTGCGTGACGGACTTGCATGGACGTACTCACTTCTTGGCGCAGACACCAAGCAATTAGCTACGTATAACGGAATCGAAGGTGCATTCTGCGGTCAGCCGTCTGTGTGGATGTGGCCCGTGGAGTACAACAGCTACGGTCCGGCAAACACCCGCGTAATACTCAGGCCCAACGGGACAAAGGAATACGTTATCGCCGACCACTTGGGGTCACCTCGCATCACCGTCAACGACCAAGGAGCAATCCTCCAACACACCACCTACGCCCCTTTCGGCTCTGTGCTAACAACCACTGGCACTGGACAGCGCACCAGCTACATCGGCCGCGAAGCCGACAACGAAACAGGCCTTGGCAACTACGGTGTGCGCCTCTACGAACCGGAATACGGCAGGTTTATGAGTGTGGATGTGTTGTGGGGGGAGTATGAAGGGTGGCAGGCGTATCAGTATGCGCTTAATGCACCGTTAAGTTTCCGTGATGAAGGAGGCAAGTGGGTGCAAGCGATGAACGAAGCAGCGCGGGATGCCATTCGCAATTCTGTTCCTGCGGAGTTTAGGTCAGCAATACAGTTTAGCGCAAGTGGAGTTGTTCTCAAGGAACCACTCCTTGCAGCAGCACGAGGTCAGGACGTAAACTCAAACGTTGCGATACTTAGCAGGTTGGCGGAGAATGAGCAGACGGTGCAAGTCACTGTCACCGATGAGTTCCAGTGGAAGGATGTCGAAACGGGAGAAGTGCAGACGAGGAAGTTTTCGGAGAATTCAAGCTTTTACGGCGGTGACGTTGCAGAATATGGTATGACGTTATTCCCTGAAAAGGACAGGCAAGCAGCGAATGTACCTGCAGAGACATGGTTCTCGACTACAGGAAAGACACTGATTGTTTTAAATCCCGAACCGCAAGAGCACTTGAGAACTCCTGGAATGGTAGTAGCACATGAGCTTTACGGACACTTCAGGATGTTGCTGTTGGCAAAGCAAGGTAAAGCAATCGGTGCTGGACACTTTGATAGAAACTGGGAACCAGTTAAGCAAGTTGATGACGCCTGTGCAAAGGCCGAACTAGGCGTTAATCCATGA
- a CDS encoding IS3 family transposase translates to MMEQVTRLSEHVGVRCACESLGLGRSTYYARLRPRTTRVRVQRPTPKRALSPAERERVIAIATSEEYVDKAPAAIVADLLDRAEYLCSERTLYRLLHEQEMVQERRSIARHPVYSKPELMATKPREVWTWDITKLKGPQKGVVYSLYVVLDMYSRYIVGWLLATHENDDLARTLIDTACKREAVGRGQLTIHADNGGVMRSNTLYELFDKLDVRKSHSRPHVSNDNPYSESQFKTMKYASGYPTRFSDIEHARSFCKEFFKDYNYRMYHSGLAMLTPAMVHHGLASEIIAQRQVVLTEAYDRHPERFVNGAPKHPLLPSAVYINRPENEPTGIVNS, encoded by the coding sequence GTGATGGAGCAGGTCACACGATTGAGTGAGCACGTAGGCGTGCGGTGTGCGTGTGAGAGCCTAGGCCTTGGACGCTCAACGTACTATGCACGTCTTCGGCCACGTACCACGCGCGTGCGAGTGCAGAGACCCACTCCCAAGCGTGCTCTCAGCCCAGCAGAGCGTGAGCGCGTGATCGCGATTGCAACGAGTGAGGAATACGTCGACAAGGCGCCTGCTGCGATCGTGGCCGACTTGTTGGATCGGGCCGAGTATCTCTGCAGTGAGCGCACGCTCTATCGCCTGCTGCATGAGCAAGAGATGGTACAGGAGCGCCGCAGCATTGCCAGGCACCCGGTGTACAGCAAGCCAGAGCTGATGGCAACGAAACCGCGTGAGGTATGGACGTGGGACATCACGAAGCTCAAGGGACCTCAGAAAGGCGTCGTCTACAGTCTGTACGTGGTTCTTGACATGTACAGTCGCTACATCGTTGGTTGGCTGCTGGCCACGCATGAGAATGACGATCTCGCAAGAACACTGATCGACACAGCGTGCAAGCGCGAAGCGGTTGGACGCGGCCAACTCACCATCCATGCCGATAATGGAGGCGTGATGCGGTCCAACACGCTCTACGAACTATTCGACAAGCTCGATGTGAGGAAGAGTCACTCTCGGCCACACGTCTCCAACGACAATCCTTACAGTGAAAGCCAATTCAAAACGATGAAGTATGCTTCCGGGTATCCAACACGGTTCTCGGACATCGAGCACGCACGTAGCTTTTGCAAGGAATTCTTCAAGGACTACAACTACCGCATGTACCATTCGGGGCTTGCCATGCTCACACCTGCCATGGTTCATCACGGCCTGGCATCGGAGATCATCGCGCAACGGCAAGTCGTCCTAACAGAAGCATATGACAGACATCCTGAGAGATTTGTCAACGGTGCTCCCAAGCATCCGTTGCTCCCATCAGCGGTCTACATCAACAGGCCAGAGAATGAACCAACTGGCATCGTAAATTCATGA
- a CDS encoding transposase yields MRAEIGMNGLVKEVASNSTEVIVKPQRRRFSEAYIDAILKELDTAAHGEKGKILRREGLFSKQVTSWRKQRESGSKVKRGPRSKSSVDMRKELAAREREIARLRRKLEQAEIIIDVQKKVALLLRSTDQTEEPS; encoded by the coding sequence ATGAGAGCAGAGATTGGAATGAATGGTCTGGTGAAAGAAGTTGCGTCGAACAGCACAGAAGTGATCGTCAAGCCACAGAGACGACGGTTCTCAGAAGCGTACATTGATGCGATTCTGAAAGAGCTCGACACTGCGGCGCATGGAGAGAAAGGGAAGATCCTGCGCCGGGAAGGTCTGTTTAGCAAACAAGTGACATCTTGGAGGAAACAGCGCGAGAGTGGCAGCAAGGTAAAACGCGGTCCTAGGTCGAAGTCAAGTGTCGACATGCGCAAAGAGCTTGCAGCCCGGGAGCGAGAGATAGCTCGTCTGCGGCGTAAGCTGGAGCAGGCAGAGATCATCATCGATGTTCAAAAAAAAGTAGCGTTACTGCTGCGATCGACGGATCAGACCGAGGAGCCATCGTGA
- a CDS encoding RHS repeat-associated core domain-containing protein has translation MSISLQHTTYAPFGSVLTTTGTGQHTSYIGREADNETGLGNYGVRLYEPEYGRFMSVDVLWGEYEGWQPYQYALNAPLSFRDEGGMWVQAMNEAARQAIRESVPAKFRSAVQFSESGVVLKEPLLAAARGQDVNSNVAILSRLAENEQTVQVTVTDEFQWKDVETGEVQTRKFSENSSYHYGDVPEYGITLLPEKDRQAANVPSNMPVSTNGVTQVVINPSPLVKGLSKGQTTAHELFGHFRFLLLAKQGKAVGAAHQTSDGLPNKQVDDACRAAELGVSP, from the coding sequence ATGTCCATCTCCCTCCAACACACCACCTACGCTCCCTTTGGCTCTGTGCTAACAACCACTGGCACTGGACAGCACACCAGCTACATCGGCCGTGAAGCCGACAACGAAACAGGTCTCGGCAACTACGGCGTACGCCTCTACGAACCGGAGTACGGCAGGTTTATGAGTGTGGATGTGCTGTGGGGGGAATATGAAGGGTGGCAGCCGTATCAGTATGCGTTAAATGCACCGTTAAGTTTCCGTGATGAAGGAGGCATGTGGGTGCAAGCGATGAATGAAGCGGCGCGCCAAGCAATTCGTGAATCTGTACCGGCAAAGTTTAGATCAGCGGTGCAGTTTAGCGAAAGTGGTGTCGTTCTTAAGGAACCACTCCTAGCTGCGGCGCGGGGTCAGGACGTAAACTCGAACGTTGCGATACTTAGCAGGTTGGCGGAGAATGAGCAGACGGTGCAAGTCACTGTCACCGATGAGTTCCAGTGGAAGGATGTCGAAACGGGAGAAGTGCAGACGAGGAAGTTTTCGGAGAATTCAAGCTATCATTATGGTGATGTTCCGGAATACGGTATCACACTTCTACCGGAAAAGGACAGACAAGCAGCGAACGTGCCGTCAAATATGCCAGTATCTACCAATGGTGTCACTCAAGTCGTTATAAATCCGAGCCCCCTAGTTAAGGGACTTTCGAAGGGCCAAACGACTGCCCATGAGTTGTTCGGCCACTTCAGGTTTTTGTTGTTAGCAAAGCAAGGGAAGGCGGTTGGCGCAGCACATCAAACAAGTGACGGCTTGCCCAACAAGCAAGTTGATGATGCCTGTAGGGCAGCTGAATTAGGCGTATCACCATGA